One window of the Camelus ferus isolate YT-003-E chromosome 36, BCGSAC_Cfer_1.0, whole genome shotgun sequence genome contains the following:
- the LOC116661778 gene encoding uncharacterized protein LOC116661778 isoform X3, with protein sequence MRGESSGPHHQASPGQIAAHHLPRGQPRVTRVAQPDQRLPGLPGAGAQPPTLAHGGLQERGARLRSNTTPLTARARPRSPGNNQRTLCPGELGTRLEGVRSCKDPWYHFRWNPLLQLCQLARLPGPPLPITTPCGGGLSLGICWDPPPSSRSPPAKCLSFGFISPSRWGQKNTVCNACAFGAKFSQKNRFLECDLGLLQRRPPPPAAGERTALLPQAGVAGVCTAGPWPGGGLPPHSEDLRILTERASPFCLHVVIWRKIKAEPLSLQKILYIRPSSLIH encoded by the exons ATGCGCGGGGAGTCCTCAGGGCCGCACCACCAGGCATCGCCAGGCCAGATCGCCGCCCACCACCTTCCCCGGGGCCAACCGAGGGTGACCCGTGTGGCCCAACCAGACCAGCGCCTCCCTGGGCTGCCCGGGGCCGGGGCCCAGCCACCCACCCTTGCCCACGGGGGCCTGCAGGAGCGCGGGGCGCGGCTGCGAAGCAACACCACACCATTGACAGCCCGGGCACGTCCGCGGAGCCCGGGGAACAATCAACGGACTCTCTGTCCTGGGGAGCTGGGGACACGCCTGGAAGGTGTGCGATCCTGTAAAGATCCGTGGTACCACTTTCGTTGGAATCCTTTGTTACAGCTTTGTCAGCTGGCGCGCCTTCCTGGCCCCCCACTCCCAATCACCACCCCCTGCGGAGGGGGCCTGTCGCTGGGGATCTGCTGGGACCCACCGCCCAGCTCCAGATCCCCTCCTGCAAAATGCTTGTCCTTTGGCTTCATCTCCCCTTCACGCTGGGGGCAAAAGAACACGGTTTGCAACGCCTGCGCCTTTGGGGCGAAGTTCTCCCAGAAGAACAGGTTTCTTGAATGTGACCTCGGGCTGCTGCAGCggcgccctcctcctcctgctgctggtgAAAGGACAGCTCTCCTGCCTCAGGCCGGGGTGGCTGGGGTGTGCACAGCAGGGCCTTGGCCAGGGGGTGGCCTGCCCCCCCACAGTGAGGATTTGAGGATTCTGACAGAAAGAGCAAG TCCCTTCTGCCTGCACGTAgtcatttggagaaaaatcaaggctgagcccctctccctgcagaaAATTCTATATATTAG GCCCTCCTCTTTGATACACTGA
- the LOC116661778 gene encoding uncharacterized protein LOC116661778 isoform X2, whose translation MPGAGRPGGGEPRARVPAARTGTAGRGARPAAFISIRKPAARLEGGFAPGRPPPDPRLSARSGLGSSEPQVCARLRWYRQSVVSNVAPTEAGFLSVCGVEGPRRALVTQMPASPASSLLQCARSRPAGMRGESSGPHHQASPGQIAAHHLPRGQPRVTRVAQPDQRLPGLPGAGAQPPTLAHGGLQERGARLRSNTTPLTARARPRSPGNNQRTLCPGELGTRLEGVRSCKDPWYHFRWNPLLQLCQLARLPGPPLPITTPCGGGLSLGICWDPPPSSRSPPAKCLSFGFISPSRWGQKNTVCNACAFGAKFSQKNRFLECDLGLLQRRPPPPAAGERTALLPQAGVAGVCTAGPWPGGGLPPHSEDLRILTERARPSSLIH comes from the exons ATGCCGGGCGCCGGCCGCCCGGGCGGAGGGGAGCCCCGCGCCCGGGTCCCCGCAGCCAGGACAGGAACCGCGGGCCGGGGCGCGCGGCCTGCCGCGTTCATTTCCATAAGAAAGCCGGCCGCGCGGCTGGAGGGAGGATTCGCGCCCGGCCGCCCTCCCCCGGACCCCCGGCTTTCTGCTAGAAGCGGGCTCGGGAGCTCAGAGCCCCAAGTGTGCGCTCGTCTCCGATGGTATCGACAAAGTGTGGTTTCAAATGTTGCCCCGACTGAGGCCGGTTTCCTGTCTGTGTGCGGAGTGGAAGGACCGCGCCGG GCCCTGGTGACTCAGATGCCCGCCAGCCCCGCGAGCTCCCTTCTCCAGTGCGCTCGCTCTCGCCCAGCAGGGATGCGCGGGGAGTCCTCAGGGCCGCACCACCAGGCATCGCCAGGCCAGATCGCCGCCCACCACCTTCCCCGGGGCCAACCGAGGGTGACCCGTGTGGCCCAACCAGACCAGCGCCTCCCTGGGCTGCCCGGGGCCGGGGCCCAGCCACCCACCCTTGCCCACGGGGGCCTGCAGGAGCGCGGGGCGCGGCTGCGAAGCAACACCACACCATTGACAGCCCGGGCACGTCCGCGGAGCCCGGGGAACAATCAACGGACTCTCTGTCCTGGGGAGCTGGGGACACGCCTGGAAGGTGTGCGATCCTGTAAAGATCCGTGGTACCACTTTCGTTGGAATCCTTTGTTACAGCTTTGTCAGCTGGCGCGCCTTCCTGGCCCCCCACTCCCAATCACCACCCCCTGCGGAGGGGGCCTGTCGCTGGGGATCTGCTGGGACCCACCGCCCAGCTCCAGATCCCCTCCTGCAAAATGCTTGTCCTTTGGCTTCATCTCCCCTTCACGCTGGGGGCAAAAGAACACGGTTTGCAACGCCTGCGCCTTTGGGGCGAAGTTCTCCCAGAAGAACAGGTTTCTTGAATGTGACCTCGGGCTGCTGCAGCggcgccctcctcctcctgctgctggtgAAAGGACAGCTCTCCTGCCTCAGGCCGGGGTGGCTGGGGTGTGCACAGCAGGGCCTTGGCCAGGGGGTGGCCTGCCCCCCCACAGTGAGGATTTGAGGATTCTGACAGAAAGAGCAAG GCCCTCCTCTTTGATACACTGA
- the LOC116661778 gene encoding uncharacterized protein LOC116661778 isoform X1: protein MPGAGRPGGGEPRARVPAARTGTAGRGARPAAFISIRKPAARLEGGFAPGRPPPDPRLSARSGLGSSEPQVCARLRWYRQSVVSNVAPTEAGFLSVCGVEGPRRALVTQMPASPASSLLQCARSRPAGMRGESSGPHHQASPGQIAAHHLPRGQPRVTRVAQPDQRLPGLPGAGAQPPTLAHGGLQERGARLRSNTTPLTARARPRSPGNNQRTLCPGELGTRLEGVRSCKDPWYHFRWNPLLQLCQLARLPGPPLPITTPCGGGLSLGICWDPPPSSRSPPAKCLSFGFISPSRWGQKNTVCNACAFGAKFSQKNRFLECDLGLLQRRPPPPAAGERTALLPQAGVAGVCTAGPWPGGGLPPHSEDLRILTERASPFCLHVVIWRKIKAEPLSLQKILYIRPSSLIH, encoded by the exons ATGCCGGGCGCCGGCCGCCCGGGCGGAGGGGAGCCCCGCGCCCGGGTCCCCGCAGCCAGGACAGGAACCGCGGGCCGGGGCGCGCGGCCTGCCGCGTTCATTTCCATAAGAAAGCCGGCCGCGCGGCTGGAGGGAGGATTCGCGCCCGGCCGCCCTCCCCCGGACCCCCGGCTTTCTGCTAGAAGCGGGCTCGGGAGCTCAGAGCCCCAAGTGTGCGCTCGTCTCCGATGGTATCGACAAAGTGTGGTTTCAAATGTTGCCCCGACTGAGGCCGGTTTCCTGTCTGTGTGCGGAGTGGAAGGACCGCGCCGG GCCCTGGTGACTCAGATGCCCGCCAGCCCCGCGAGCTCCCTTCTCCAGTGCGCTCGCTCTCGCCCAGCAGGGATGCGCGGGGAGTCCTCAGGGCCGCACCACCAGGCATCGCCAGGCCAGATCGCCGCCCACCACCTTCCCCGGGGCCAACCGAGGGTGACCCGTGTGGCCCAACCAGACCAGCGCCTCCCTGGGCTGCCCGGGGCCGGGGCCCAGCCACCCACCCTTGCCCACGGGGGCCTGCAGGAGCGCGGGGCGCGGCTGCGAAGCAACACCACACCATTGACAGCCCGGGCACGTCCGCGGAGCCCGGGGAACAATCAACGGACTCTCTGTCCTGGGGAGCTGGGGACACGCCTGGAAGGTGTGCGATCCTGTAAAGATCCGTGGTACCACTTTCGTTGGAATCCTTTGTTACAGCTTTGTCAGCTGGCGCGCCTTCCTGGCCCCCCACTCCCAATCACCACCCCCTGCGGAGGGGGCCTGTCGCTGGGGATCTGCTGGGACCCACCGCCCAGCTCCAGATCCCCTCCTGCAAAATGCTTGTCCTTTGGCTTCATCTCCCCTTCACGCTGGGGGCAAAAGAACACGGTTTGCAACGCCTGCGCCTTTGGGGCGAAGTTCTCCCAGAAGAACAGGTTTCTTGAATGTGACCTCGGGCTGCTGCAGCggcgccctcctcctcctgctgctggtgAAAGGACAGCTCTCCTGCCTCAGGCCGGGGTGGCTGGGGTGTGCACAGCAGGGCCTTGGCCAGGGGGTGGCCTGCCCCCCCACAGTGAGGATTTGAGGATTCTGACAGAAAGAGCAAG TCCCTTCTGCCTGCACGTAgtcatttggagaaaaatcaaggctgagcccctctccctgcagaaAATTCTATATATTAG GCCCTCCTCTTTGATACACTGA
- the LOC116661779 gene encoding uncharacterized protein LOC116661779, with product MAWIQTLQSRFRMLRGLPVSAPLERNPLASSLSPGSRSNKGRGKGGTIAIVFFCLKAVILKRRGKDNGVLWKSTTSDSSQGWLSSPAAEAAGGSRGVLSSETAPSRSGTAALPLAHLLFLSSFLGKRTSESPTSPYTLPTLGTLASLPNGVNQRIQAEDKHGTETGHPLFKASGRTAAAKRKKGALAGHQGPIKMALETFRPLAKVRRAGNTKPPGRERTEPACRGARGRPNGALPGGLGTPAAAAISSPPAPHPLGSAPGPAALLGSEEPGRRHASPNRTRPLFPRRPPGSA from the exons ATGGCTTGGATCCAAACACTACAAAGCCGTTTCAGAATGCTGAGAGGCCTCCCAGTCTCAGCGCCCCTGGAACGTAACCCTCTGGCATCTTCTCTCTCACCTGGAAGTCGCTCTaacaagggaagagggaagggtggCACCATCGCGATTGTGTTCTTTTGTCTTAAG GCtgtaatattaaaaagaagaggaaaggataaCGGAGTGCTCTGGAAATCCACCACAAGTGACTCCTCACAAGGCTGGCTGAGCTCACCAGCAGCTGAGGCCgcgggagggagcagaggggtgcTCAGCAGTGAGACGGCTCCCAGCCGGAGTGGGACGGCCGCCCTTCCGCTCGCACACTTGCTGTTTCTCAGCTCTTTTCTAGGAAAAAGGACTTCAGAGAGTCCCACCAGTCCATACACACTGCCAACGTTGGGGACACTAGCATCTCTTCCAAATGGAGTAAATCAAAGAATCCAGGCAGAAGACAAGCacg GCACGGAGACAGGTCACCCACTCTTCAAAGCATCAGGACGGACAGCAGCT gccaaaaggaaaaagggagcGCTTGCAGGACACCAGGGTCCCATTAAG ATGGCGCTCGAGACTTTCCGACCACTCGCCAAAGTGCGCCGGGCCGGGAACACAAAGCCCCCGGGCCGGGAGCGGACGGAGCCGGCCTGTCGGGGCGCGCGAGGCCGGCCCAATGGGGCGCTCCCTGGAGGCCTCGGCACGCCGGCCGCCGCTGCCATCTCTTCGCCCCCCGCCCCACACCCACTCGGGTCAGCCCCGGGCCCGGCCGCGCTGCTGGGATCGGAGGAGCCAGGGCGCAGACACGCGTCTCCAAACCGCACCCGGCCGCTGTTCCCGCGCCGGCCGCCCGGCTCTGCATAA